ATAAAGGATAGATTTCGGAGATTAACACCCAAAATAAAGATCCAACACTAATGCAGTAACCTATTACATAGACAGAGAAAGCGCCCAATATCCAGAATTTTTGACCCGGTAATGGTGTATTAAATAATAAACAAACCACAAAAAGACTCAATGTAGCGATCATCGTCCCGCTTAATAATAAGAAACGCCGACCTAATTTATCAATATAAAATAAAGTGAGTAACGTAAATAAAAAATTAACAGCCCCCATACAAAAAGTTGCCAGAATAGCATTAGTCACCGGATAAAAACCTGCCGATTCAAAGATCACCGGCCCGTAATACATTACGGCATTAATTCCTGAAAATTGTTGAAAAACTCCTAAAGCAACGCCCACAGCAAGTACAAAAATAATGGGCGCTTTAAATAATAAATTATTCGCCGAGTGACTTTGTTTTAAATTACTCTGTATTTCATCGATTTCTTTTTGAATGTCATAACCTGAAGGGCGGATTCTTTTTAAGAGCTGTAACGTTTTGTTTACTCCCTGTTTCTTCATAATCCACCGCGGGGAATGGGGGACAAAATACATCCCAATAAACAAAATCAAAGCGGGGATACTCCCCATACCAAATAACAACCGCCAACTGTTTGTAGAATAATCATGAAGCAAATAACCGATTAAATAGGCTATAGCTTGACCAAAGGTAATTGTTAAACCATTCATCAGCACTAAAGCCCCTCTTTTATTTGGAGGAGCAATTTCTGCGATAAACAACGGAGCAATATAAGAAGCAATTCCGATACAGATACCAATGATGAATCGACCTGCTAATAATACGATGAAGTCATCGGAGAGAGCACAAAGAACAGTCCCCAAAATAAAGCC
The DNA window shown above is from Legionella sp. PC997 and carries:
- a CDS encoding sugar porter family MFS transporter, with the protein product MKEGVNSFIFFIALIAGFGGFLFGFDSSVIADVKDQVIAQLSLSEWQWSQIVSISILGCVLGIPLSGFFADRLSRRFLLKTVAIGFILGTVLCALSDDFIVLLAGRFIIGICIGIASYIAPLFIAEIAPPNKRGALVLMNGLTITFGQAIAYLIGYLLHDYSTNSWRLLFGMGSIPALILFIGMYFVPHSPRWIMKKQGVNKTLQLLKRIRPSGYDIQKEIDEIQSNLKQSHSANNLLFKAPIIFVLAVGVALGVFQQFSGINAVMYYGPVIFESAGFYPVTNAILATFCMGAVNFLFTLLTLFYIDKLGRRFLLLSGTMIATLSLFVVCLLFNTPLPGQKFWILGAFSVYVIGYCISVGSLFWVLISEIYPLSVRGLAMSIATVVQWAANFVVSISFLTIYQNLGEMLTFALFGSLCLVAFFFIYHFVPETTGVSLEKIEKNLRAGKKIRDIGKPISEIKTNELELVRD